The genomic interval CATTCAGATCTGGTCTCTTTAGAAGCTGATTTGTTTTATTAATGTAGTTATCTCACCAAATAACAAAGTATAAATCTTATTGTGCACATAGCTTTAGGGCTGAATCCTGATGTGTTAGAAAAGTGCTTCCTgaccgaaaaaaaaaaaaaaaaaaaaaaaaaggatcaagtTCATCGTATATTGAAATTTCTCAGTTTAGCATTTTGgagaaattttcatttctgcagaCAAATTATatcaataataaaaattattagttccttttttaacatttttttcttttaattgcagTCTCCTAACAAACCTACAGTTCCTCAAGAGAAGATCAGACCACTTACCAGCTTAGATCATCCTCAAAGTCCATTTTATGACCCAGAAGGAGGATCTATCAAGCTGGTAGCCAGAGTTGTCATTGAGAGAATTGCACGCAAGGtataatgtatatataaaaaattttcaagaaagcaaaaaacccacttcaTAAGCCAAAAAACcaatcctttctcttctctcttacctccctcccaccccccatcTGCACTCCTTAACCTACCCACAACAAAGATAATGGCAGAAAAGAACTAAGGCCCTTTCTTAAATTCAAAACAGTTTGAAGGTATAATTTCTCCTACTTCTGCTAACCAATGCATTTACTTAATTGggggatttttaaaagtatgctagcaagtagaagagaaaaaaagtgttgcaGATGCAGTAGTGCCTCTTGGTATCCTGGTTTAGCCCTCTCACTACATGCAAGTATGAGTTTCCTGTATTCAATCTCCACAATAATTTGTTTGCAGGGGGAGCAATGCAATATCGTACCTGATAACATAGATGATATTGTAGCAGATCTAGcaccagaggaaaaagaagaaggtaCTTTTATATTAATTTGTTCTGTATTAATTTATATCTTGTTTCATCCTCCACTGTCATTTCTAGATGTAGTACAAAACTGACTTAGGAGCAAAACTCCCATTCAGTGCCAAGAAGTGATTTAGGTTTTCATCTTTTCTGGAATCTTACCATTAGACTTCCTCATACAGCAGAGAAATTGCATGTATACCTGGAAGATGGTAATaacaataaaagcaataaaagagaGAATCATTTGGggttcaaataaaaataatttttcaatgaAAGTTGgcaattgttttcttttcctttgggcTTAAGTGCAGAACATTGAATGCAGGAGGAGAGAATGTAGCCTGTTAGCATCTAAAGCCATCACTAGCGAGGTCAAGAGATGCATGGAGGGCAATGTTTTTTCAACACTCACAGCCTTCTCTTATGTTTTAGATGACACCCCTGAGACCTGCATATATTCAAACTGGTCCCCATGGTCAGCCTGCAGCTCTTCTACCTGTGAAAAGGGCAAGAGGATGAGGCAGAGAATGCTTAAAGCTCAGCTGGACCTCAGTGTGCCCTGTCCAGATACACAAGATTTTCAGCCATGCATGGGCCCAGGCTGCAGTGATGAAGGTAATCAAAAAGGAAAGGGTGGAGGAGAAAAATACCTTCTAGGgttcatttttccattaaagTACTTAAAGCTCTTGCTTGCTGTTTGACTTGTCTTATGGCATACAGTGGAATAATCCCTGAAGAATAGAAATTGAGGCTGTCTCTGGTCAGTTTTGCAGTTCAGCTGAGTAAGTGCATGAAGCAtgcaaaaatataaaggaaagGAGTAAAGTAATAGAAAAGACAGAATGGGAGAGGTAGCATAAAAGTGATACTGCACCCAAATGGCACAGCTACAGAATTATCAGCATTTATGTTACTATTAGCAATTGAAATGGTTCTCTGTATTTTAGATGGTTCCACTTGCATGATGTCTGACTGGATTACATGGTCCCCCTGTAGTGTATCCTGTGGGATGGGAACACGATCTAGAGAGAGATATGTAAAACAATTCCCAGAAGATGGCTCTATGTGCAAAGTGCCTACTGAAGAGACTGAGAAATGTATTGTAAATGAGGAGTGCTGTAAGTATTTTATTTAGATTTGTAAAATCCAGCCAATAGTAGGAGTCATCTcgaaaatatatatatatgtatgtatatatatatttatttttttacatgagATCTATTACTGAATGACTTTGTCCATTTGGAATAGCCCCTAGCAGCTGCCTTGTCACGGAATGGGGAGAGTGGGATGAATGCAGTGccagctgtggcacagggatGAAGAGACGACACAGAATGATCAAGATGACTCCTGCTGATGGATCCATGTGTAAGGCAGAAACTACAGAGGCAGAGAAATGCATGATGCCTGAATGCCGTAAGTCTCCATGAGTTTATCTCCTCTGCTATAGTGGCATCATTTCTGACAGGCTGCTCTGTCACACAGAGAATCTGACTAAAACAGAAGCAGTGTTGCTTTTTATTGTTCTCCTTAAAATTAGATCCCTTAGGGAACGTGCATTAGGTACTATGTTCACCAACAGAATAGTATTAGTAAAAAAGATTCTGTGGCATGCTCTTACTGTATTACCCATACAGTGAGGTGTGAATTATCAAGTCATACATAAGCAACTCTAATTTATGAAGTATGAGTTATAATTAATCAGGatacaaaaaacacaaaaaaacaacaatgaaaaaaacaatcaaaaaacaaaaaaaaaaccagagccttttgcttttagctccTGAACAGTTAAGAAATTGAGGCACTTCGTTTGTGCAGTCATTTCTCCCTACGTTGCCTAATAacattggttttaatttattaagaAATGTTACGATTTAAATCAAAGACAGAAtcaagaagattttttttagataGAATGTGGAAGTATCACATTTTTAGACTGTATAAATTGGACTTCCAGCTGTGACCACTGCAACTGGGGGAGTTATGATTGAAACACACTTTCTTAAACTATTAACTCCCCCAAAAGATCTGGGACTCTGCAGTTATGAATATAAGATAGAAATAGCAAAGATAAGgtattaaaacaaagcaaaactttcAATTTAATACagtgttttctgaatttcttcagaAGCATCATTTAGCTTGATACATTTTGTCCAAACTGACAACAAAGTATAATTGGTTGATGACAGATAAAACACAGCCTGCAAAATCATTTTGATCAGTTTTGGTATAACAGGAATTTGTTTCCTCTTATGTTTACCATTAGATACCATCCCCTGTCTACTCTCCCCGTGGTCTGAATGGAGTGACTGCAGTGTAACATGTGGGAAGGGAATGCGAACCCGGCAGAGGATGCTGAAATCTGCTGCTGAGCTTGGAGACTGCAACGAGGAGCTGgaacaagcagaaaaatgcatgcTGCCTGAGTGCCGTAAGTGGGGACACTCTGCAAAGAGGAGGCTGGTTGTGTGTGTTGCTGGTTGTGTGTGCTGCAGTCTATTGGTCAAAACTCTACCCCCACTTTTAGTATTGTTCCTTAGATGCTTATAAGGGTTATTTCTTCTAAGTTATTATATTTATTGTATGGACAATTATTGCCTGGTTGCCTTTggttatgaaagaaaatttgaaaattttatataaatgcTGTCTGAAATCAGGAATGCTATAGACTGCTTGCTCACTCTGTTTTGGAGAGTGGTCTACAGATGGCAAGAGAAGTTGCCTCCTTAAACTCCGTGAGCAAGTGATCCAGTCCTGTCTAGCTCTGATTCTTGCTTTCCATCCATGTATTACACCGAAATCTTCATAGAGGGGAATCAACAATATGGGAGTTTTATCATCTCATCTGTGgactgtttggggtttttattattattattattagtgtGTATTTTTGGCTGTTGAGAGCTGGAATATGATCACGTTCTAATTTCATCTTGCCTTACTCAGTATTGCTTTGGGTATGgagtttttctgtctttaacaCAACACCGTAACTGTTGACAATAGTTTGTGCACTTCTGAATAGcaaataattcagaattatGCAGAATGGGTACAAGGGATGGAGGACTGAAATCACCTGTATGATTCTTTTAGCTAACAGAAGGAGCACAACAGAGGTTCCACCTTTGATACATTTCTGACCAGTATCAGAGCCTTTTTTACTGGTCTATACCCCTTTGAAACCAGGAATTTCATATAAAGCCACCAAATTGACTTTTTGCCTTTCTCCACTAAAATCCTCCACTTCTTGGGGGGTGCAAATTTCTCATTGCTTTGCAGCCTTTGTGATGTGTGACAGTCTAAGGCACTGCTCATGAGTAAGATATGATTGCATTTAGTGTCCTCTTGCTAGCTGGTATGTGAGGTTTTATAACTAATTACAGTCCTTTTCACAGTAAGTATTGGCTAGAAAAGGCTTTTACACTGTAATTTGGTAATTCAGCTCTTcttaaataatgtaaaatatcaTTTTGATTATTAATCACTGGAGCTGTGCATTTTAAGCAgtgctgaaaaaatgaaaacttctaAGACATAATGGTATTAATGAATGTTGCATGACACCACCAGTAAAGCAAGGCTTAGATCTCAGAGGTATCAGACTCTTTATAAATATAACTCAATTTCAACAGCTTTTCATTATAAAACAGTCATATGGGTGTACAGAATGCAAAGTTGAAGAAGGCACAGGAGAACTATTTATAAGTTTTTTTGAATTTTAGTGATCTGCCAGTACCactcttgaaaaagaaattgaggAGAGTGTCAAATAATAGTCCTGCTAGAAATGGACTCAGATAATGTTGATGTCTAGCCTCACAAAATTTGCTGAAAAGACAGGCAGGCTTAAGTTCCATTCAGGTATTTAGATGTCAAAACTATTAAGAGACATCTGTGTGTTTCTTATTGACCTTATGTTtatatttcattacttttgtgtaaaatttttcattttttgcagCCATTGACTGTGAACTAACAGAGTGGTCCCAGTGGTCCGAATGCAACACCTCATGTGGAAAGGGCCATATGATCAGGACAAGAATGATTAAAATAGAGCCCCAGTTTGgtggaacagcctgcccagaAACTGTCCAGCGAACAAAATGTCGAGTAAGGAAATGCCTGAGAGGCCCAGGTATGGAAAAAAGGCGCTGGAAAGAGGCCcgggagaaaaggagaagtgaacaagcaaaaaaaaatacagatagtGAGCAATATCCAGGTGAGTGTGAAACCATCCTTTAATATGCTCGTGTTGGTTTGTATTTTCTGCATAATAGGAATTTGTGAGCAGCTCCACTTCATGctgtgaaaacattttcagcacTTCAGTCAGGAGAGAGTTTTAGCAATCAAGTAAAGCACAGTCACTTCTGGTGTTTGCCTGACACCAGAAACATGCAACCTAAGTTTAGAGCTCAATGGAGAAAGGCTCACATCT from Heliangelus exortis chromosome 18, bHelExo1.hap1, whole genome shotgun sequence carries:
- the SPON1 gene encoding spondin-1 isoform X3 translates to MTLSAATPAYFRGFTLIALKEGKDGDKEEDHAGTFQIIDEEETQFMSNCPVAVTESTPRRRTRIQVFWTAPPTGTGCVILKASIVQKRIIYFQDEGSLTKKICEQDSASEGVTDKPILDCCACGTAKYRLTFYGNWSEKTHPKDFPRRTNHWSAIIGSSHSKNYILWEYGGYASEGVKQVAELGSPVKMEEEIRQQSDEVLTVIKAKAQWPAWQPLNVRAAPSAEFSVDRHRHLMSFLTMLGPSPDWNVGLSAEDLCTKDCGWVQKVVQDLIPWDAGTDSGVTYESPNKPTVPQEKIRPLTSLDHPQSPFYDPEGGSIKLVARVVIERIARKGEQCNIVPDNIDDIVADLAPEEKEEDDTPETCIYSNWSPWSACSSSTCEKGKRMRQRMLKAQLDLSVPCPDTQDFQPCMGPGCSDEDGSTCMMSDWITWSPCSVSCGMGTRSRERYVKQFPEDGSMCKVPTEETEKCIVNEECSPSSCLVTEWGEWDECSASCGTGMKRRHRMIKMTPADGSMCKAETTEAEKCMMPECHTIPCLLSPWSEWSDCSVTCGKGMRTRQRMLKSAAELGDCNEELEQAEKCMLPECPIDCELTEWSQWSECNTSCGKGHMIRTRMIKIEPQFGGTACPETVQRTKCRVRKCLRGPGMEKRRWKEAREKRRSEQAKKNTDSEQYPVCRLKPWTAWTECSTLCGGGIQERYMMVKKRSKSTQFSSCKDKKELRACNVHPC
- the SPON1 gene encoding spondin-1 isoform X4 is translated as MSNCPVAVTESTPRRRTRIQVFWTAPPTGTGCVILKASIVQKRIIYFQDEGSLTKKICEQDSASEGVTDKPILDCCACGTAKYRLTFYGNWSEKTHPKDFPRRTNHWSAIIGSSHSKNYILWEYGGYASEGVKQVAELGSPVKMEEEIRQQSDEVLTVIKAKAQWPAWQPLNVRAAPSAEFSVDRHRHLMSFLTMLGPSPDWNVGLSAEDLCTKDCGWVQKVVQDLIPWDAGTDSGVTYESPNKPTVPQEKIRPLTSLDHPQSPFYDPEGGSIKLVARVVIERIARKGEQCNIVPDNIDDIVADLAPEEKEEDDTPETCIYSNWSPWSACSSSTCEKGKRMRQRMLKAQLDLSVPCPDTQDFQPCMGPGCSDEDGSTCMMSDWITWSPCSVSCGMGTRSRERYVKQFPEDGSMCKVPTEETEKCIVNEECSPSSCLVTEWGEWDECSASCGTGMKRRHRMIKMTPADGSMCKAETTEAEKCMMPECHTIPCLLSPWSEWSDCSVTCGKGMRTRQRMLKSAAELGDCNEELEQAEKCMLPECPIDCELTEWSQWSECNTSCGKGHMIRTRMIKIEPQFGGTACPETVQRTKCRVRKCLRGPGMEKRRWKEAREKRRSEQAKKNTDSEQYPVCRLKPWTAWTECSTLCGGGIQERYMMVKKRSKSTQFSSCKDKKELRACNVHPC
- the SPON1 gene encoding spondin-1 isoform X2: MFKVTLSAATPAYFRGFTLIALKEGKDGDKEEDHAGTFQIIDEEETQFMSNCPVAVTESTPRRRTRIQVFWTAPPTGTGCVILKASIVQKRIIYFQDEGSLTKKICEQDSASEGVTDKPILDCCACGTAKYRLTFYGNWSEKTHPKDFPRRTNHWSAIIGSSHSKNYILWEYGGYASEGVKQVAELGSPVKMEEEIRQQSDEVLTVIKAKAQWPAWQPLNVRAAPSAEFSVDRHRHLMSFLTMLGPSPDWNVGLSAEDLCTKDCGWVQKVVQDLIPWDAGTDSGVTYESPNKPTVPQEKIRPLTSLDHPQSPFYDPEGGSIKLVARVVIERIARKGEQCNIVPDNIDDIVADLAPEEKEEDDTPETCIYSNWSPWSACSSSTCEKGKRMRQRMLKAQLDLSVPCPDTQDFQPCMGPGCSDEDGSTCMMSDWITWSPCSVSCGMGTRSRERYVKQFPEDGSMCKVPTEETEKCIVNEECSPSSCLVTEWGEWDECSASCGTGMKRRHRMIKMTPADGSMCKAETTEAEKCMMPECHTIPCLLSPWSEWSDCSVTCGKGMRTRQRMLKSAAELGDCNEELEQAEKCMLPECPIDCELTEWSQWSECNTSCGKGHMIRTRMIKIEPQFGGTACPETVQRTKCRVRKCLRGPGMEKRRWKEAREKRRSEQAKKNTDSEQYPVCRLKPWTAWTECSTLCGGGIQERYMMVKKRSKSTQFSSCKDKKELRACNVHPC